The following coding sequences are from one Primulina eburnea isolate SZY01 chromosome 15, ASM2296580v1, whole genome shotgun sequence window:
- the LOC140815267 gene encoding probable peroxidase 26 — MERRGYNFVTVICMVVGVGLSLYVSCVHAAVTLPPEDKPLKRHFYKKLKTCANVEAFVKHQVQLWWDKDKSITAKLLKLLYADCMVNGCDGSILLDGPRTEKNATKNSRLDGFILIDKIKKVVEARCPEAVSCTDILVLSVRDAVHLAGAPSYPVFLGRRDGLESKAAWVDLPSPSVSWEEGYAYFKSKGLDAQDYATLLGAHTLGKTHCEDIHDRLYDYNKTQKADPTMSRLLLEKLRQLCPSSSSSPSSKKKSDKDPTIFLTDKNGDAYSFTNTYYSNVLSYDSVLGVDQQLLFNYNTSQLVLEYAEKFESFRREFTLSISRMGGLGVLTGKQGEIRKNCRLTNNNNPDIK; from the exons ATGGAGAGGAGAGGATATAATTTTGTGACAGTAATTTGCATGGTGGTGGGAGTAGGGCTGAGCTTGTACGTCAGCTGTGTTCATGCAGCGGTAACTCTACCACCGGAGGACAAGCCATTGAAACGCCATTTTTACAAGAAGCTCAAGACTTGTGCCAATGTCGAGGCATTTGTGAAGCATCAAGTGCAGTTATGGTGGGATAAAGATAAAAGTATCACTGCCAAGTTGCTCAAGTTACTCTATGCAGATTGCATGGTTAAT GGGTGTGATGGATCCATATTACTAGATGGGCCTCGAACAGAGAAAAATGCTACAAAAAATTCAAGGCTGGATGGATTCATACTGATCGACAAGATCAAGAAAGTGGTTGAGGCCCGGTGTCCTGAGGCTGTCTCGTGTACTGATATTCTTGTGCTTTCGGTTCGAGACGCAGTTCATCTG GCAGGTGCACCATCATATCCAGTGTTCTTGGGAAGAAGGGATGGCTTAGAATCAAAGGCAGCATGGGTGGATCTTCCATCACCCTCTGTCTCATGGGAAGAAGGTTATGCATACTTCAAATCGAAAGGTTTGGATGCACAGGATTACGCTACGCTTTTAG GGGCGCATACACTGGGGAAAACACATTGCGAAGACATTCATGATCGCCTATACGACTATAACAAAACCCAAAAAGCAGATCCCACCATGAGCAGGTTATTGTTAGAAAAACTTAGACAACTATGCCCATCATCTTCATCATCGCCGTCGTCGAAGAAGAAGAGTGATAAGGACCCAACTATCTTTTTGACAGACAAAAATGGGGATGCATATTCTTTCACCAATACCTACTACTCTAATGTACTGTCATATGATTCAGTTCTTGGAGTTGACCAGCAGCTATTGTTCAATTACAACACATCACAACTAGTCCTCGAGTATGCAGAGAAGTTTGAAAGTTTTCGGAGGGAATTTACTTTGTCAATAAGCAGGATGGGTGGACTAGGAGTATTGACAGGGAAGCAAGGGGAAATTCGCAAAAACTGTCGCCTCACAAACAACAATAATCCCGACATTAAGTAG